The Mycosarcoma maydis chromosome 6, whole genome shotgun sequence genomic sequence ATAAAGAGTGTGTGCAGATAGAGAAAGCCGGCCATGGTCAAACTGCCCTCACGGAGATGCGGGTGGTGTGAGGGAATGTCCCCATTGGCACTGGAACCGGAAGCAGCCACACTGCTGTTCTCGTGGTTATAGCGCAGGCCGGCAATGGGGGcctggacgacgaggtcTTTGATCCCCTCGAGTTCTTGTGCTTGAAGAGGCGTGTCGAAGCATTTGCGTTGAAAATCGTTCAGCTCTCCGTCACTCAGCAAGCCATCCTTATCTGAGTCGCAGAGGCGAAAGATACGTTTGAGCGCATCAACGCAGGCGGGTTTGAGCACATGCTCGCGGCTGTCGTACAGTGGCGCTGTCGGATAGAGGACGGCTTTTTGCGCAAAGTAAAAGACCTCGCTGACGTTGAGTGGAATGCGCGCCGAGCACTCGACGCAAGTTTCCACTTCCTTGAACTCTGCCATGACGGGTGCCAGCTCATCTTCAAGGGCAGCATTAGTAACGTCACCTGAGCGCAAGTCAATCTTGttgccgacgaggatgacggGGACATTGACGCCTAGTGAGCGGATGTAGGGTAGCCAATAGGTGGGTATACGGTCAAACGAGGAAGGCGCCGAGATCGAATAGACAATGCAAATAACGTTGGCCCTGCGAAGCTCTGCTTCCAGGTTGGCGCGATGCTCCGGGCTTGAGCTCGTATCGACGATTTTTGTGACCACAGCTTCTGGTGCGACTTCTGGCGGCAATGTGATGGGCGGTACCACCTTTTGTACTTTGGCGACGTACGCCTCCTTTACGAGAGAGGTGATGAGTGTCGATTTGCCGACATCTGGATCGCCGGCAAGGACGATGCGAACGTCCTTGCGCATTGTGCCGAACGAGCCTCTAGCGCGCTCACGGAGCGGCTGCGCTCTGAGAGAAAGGTGATGATAGCGTCCTGTTCAgcagcgttgctgctgctgtcgctgctgtcacTGCCGCTTTGAGAGACCTCGATTTGTGCCCGGGAATGTGACAAAGATTGCGACGCTGATCTGTCGCGTCGAGTCACGGGTGTGAACGTAGGCGGGCAAGGACTCGAACAATGGATACCGATACTCTGAGTCGGACGCGAGTGTTGACAAGAGTTGAAAGGGCCGTTGCGATGGGTAAGGAGGGGTTGTGACAGTCTATCAGGCAGCAGTCTAagcaacattcacgatttgtcattcacgatcacggACGGGCTGTTTCGAAATttctgaatcgtgaatcacgaatcgtatCAGCTCAACGCTCAAGAACTCGAACCACGCTTTCGGATttcttgagctgctgctaaGTTactgcggctgctgctgctgctgccggcttgcttgccttttttttttcctttttcagtcacagtcgtgtgtttcgtgtttcttCCTCGCCGGTGTTTGAGCGCCCAAGAACGCACAAGAGCGCGACGGATCTGACAAATTCCGAAGCTCTCCGCGCTCCACGATCTGTGTTCCCGACTGTGAACTCGAAAGGACTCACGCCTGTTCAAGTCTACCATGTCTTAATTCGAACACGGGTGATAAAAGCTGAGCACTCCGGGTCTGTAACCTGCTTTATGCTGTGAGGCTCGTCGTGTTGAGCTTAGATTGATGCaaaagcagcgagcgcatcttAACGGAGCGATCCGACAGCTGCCGAGACCCGAACGTGCTCAGCGGCTTGAAAGCCGTGTTGAgttgtgaatcgtgaatcgtgaatcgtgaatcacaaaggTTGAAAAATCTTATCGTGATTCGTTGACCAGCGCGCGTGCCGCACAGCGCAAGGCGCAAGGCGCATGGCGAGCCAGTGGCAGTGTATGTTCTGCAGATCGAACAGTCACCGAGATTGTGATCGGGTGTCTGCTCGTGTCTCTCTCAGATCGCCTGTCTCTCTTCGTTCTTGtcatactcgtgactctgacctttttttttggcaTGTGCCGCAGAAAatgacgagtcgtgagtgagagAGCAGCCGAAAAAAAGTCGCGAGTCACACGCAACTCAGCTTTTTTGTCGGCACCTTTGCTTGTTGCGCAGGCTGCTCGACCAGCCTGCCACCTCAAAAGCTCTGACTGAGTTTGCCTTTTCCCTCTTTCCAccatctgcatccgcatccCCGATCAGGGACAGGCGCAACTGCCGTCTGAACTGAAGACCAGGACTTTAGCGTACTGGTCGGATGTTGCTCTAGGCCTATGCAAGGGTCGTCTTGCCATCGTCTTGCACGGTGCCTCCTCCAACGGCGCTTGACGCGGCTACTCTACTCTGCCTCTCATTCGAGAAGCGGTTGTCTAGCTGTCATATGTCACGCTTCACGACGAGAACAAATCAGCGAGATCATCAGAGCACACATATCCATCAGACGCTCTTTGGGCTGGTCTGCAGATTCTAGCTTGGCAGATTGATGGCGTCCTTCCTGCCCCATTCCCCGTTTTCAGGTAAGTTCTGTTGTTGTTGACAAACTTGATTTCTGTCGACTTTCGAACGCAACGGAAGCAGAGCCATCGTGTCAGACAATCAGAAAGCAAGTGCGGCTTCCAGTCCGAAGGCCACCGTTACTCGCCGGCAATCCTGTTTGGATCTGCCTTTACTGGCCCACCCTCGGGTAGGCCCATGCGAGTGGGAAGGTCCGCGTACTCCTCCTGCCTTTTTGGTCCACCGGGCCAAGGCCGGTCCTTGATCTCCGGAAGGACCGCGACGCTCATCTTGTTGTCTCGGCAGTCCCAGACCGCCGAGTTGGCTGATGGCGTCGCGGGCTTCTTCTTGTAACATCTGCTCTAGCTGGGCGAGTTGAAGCTTTATAGCGCTGGCCGTCAAATGCAATTGTTTTTGCAACCGACACAAAGTACCCACACCAGAAATGATGATCTCGTCAAGTCGCTGTGATGCAGCAATCGGCCCCTGTTTTGACCCTGGAAAATCTGCACTCCCCAAGTAGTCGTAGAGAACGACGCTAGGCACATGACAAGGCCCCGTCACCAAGTCTTACCGGCAACTAGCGCTAGAGTTATGCAACCCCAAGACACCACCCTCCACTTAAGCGTGGAAAGGGCAAGGAAGAGGGTAGACAGTCTCTAGGCCAGCTATGCCGGTGTAGGACGAGGTGTACGCTTGGGCACCCCGGCGGCGCTCGCGAGTCCGGTGTGAGTCATGGCTTTGCGGCGCATCTTGGCGGTCTGCTTGGATAATGTGCGAGATGCCAGAGATGGGACGATGATCCCCATGTGGGAGCATCACTCGGCGTAGAGAATGGAATCGGGTCGCCAAAGTAGATCGGGCTTAGACATGGCCGTTGCTCTGAAAAACAAAGGCTGTCGTGCTCTTGCACTGTCGGTCTTGAAAGAGTGTCGAGCCATGTCACGGTCGTAGACTGCGTCAGCTTTTGCTAGGTCGCATGTTCGGGGTAAGGAGGATGCTCAGCCTCTTCGGAGGCCAAGGCTTGAGTGCAATCGGTGGCATCTCCTCTGCTCGTACAGTATAGGAGTCAACTCGACGCGAGACTACTCTTGGTCTGGAAGCCTCCTTGTTTTTCCTTTCTGCCCTTGTTCTTGGCTCGGCTCTGCTCCTCATTTGCTACCGAGCATCGACGGCCACAATCTGGTCATCCTTCACCACAACGTGAACTGAACTACTCTGACTCGATCAAATCTCAGTCGTCGCACGAGCCGATCGGCACTTCTCTCCTACGTAGAACATGTCGCATCGGCTGTACACAAAGACGAACACATTCTTCTGCTCACTAtcgtccacctcgccgCACCTCGTCCTTGGCGCTATTCCATGCACATGATACGTTGACAATCTCAGGAACCGATTGCATTTTCGCACGAGGAGCAATGTTATGTGAGAGATCAAACCAGGCGTGTGCGTaaagagaaagaaaaaaaagggGAAAGGCTGTGAAAACGTGGACGGAGGGAAGGTGGAATCAGttgcgaatgcgaatgcCCTTATCCTGAACGACGTTGTTGCCGAATCTGCCTGCACGACCGGAGCGATCGGTGTGGTCCAAGCCGAGCGCGTCGTCTGGCTGGAACTTGTGTTCGTACAGCAGATCGTCATCCTCCAAGTAGGTGGGTTGCTTGTACGTCGAAGACTGTACCAGAGCAAACCGGAACTTGGCAAAGTCCTTTTCAGCCACCTCGAGTCGTTCTTGCAGTCGCTTGCGCGTCTCGCGGAACGGCTCGTTGCGTTTCACTACAAAGCGGAACGGCACGCCGTGCGTTCGTGCCAGCTCCTTGCTAAAGTGAAACACGTTGATGATCTTGTCGTCCTCAgtgagctgcagctcttcCAGCGGCACCTCTTCGGCAAACAGCTCGGCGCCCTCGCCAATGTTGCCGATCATGTCGACCGGCGCAAACTCGCGCTGCTGACGCCCGTTCAGGATGGCCTCAAACAGACGCACCTTGCCGCTTCCGTCAGCAGTCAGCTTCACctgcttgccaagctgctccgTCACTTCCGAGATGGTTGCCGTCTTGGGCAAGAGGAACTGATGAACCGAGTCCTCCTTGTTGTTGGCGCCCGTCCAGAAGATTTTGAGGTTTCGCTTCgtttcgagctcgatgatgctgacgTCCAAAAGCTCGTAGTACAGCAGCGACGCTTGACCTTGGATGTAGCTGGGCGAAACAATCTCGTTGACCGTCTGGTTGGCAGTGCGCTTGAGCACCGTCTTGGGCGTGCCGTTAGGGCCGTTGCCTGTCGTGAAGCGCAGCTTAAAGGGATCGTGTTTAAGACGCTCGCCCGCCTTGGCTGCCATCATATCGTACGTCATCTTTTTGCTGAGCGTCAGCTCGAATTCCGACTTGTAGTCAACGTCCTCAAAGCGCGGCTTGAAGAGCACCTTGATCTGATTCTGCAAAAAGTCGTAAAACTGGATTGGATTCGAGTAGAGCGACTGCGATTCGTAGTCGTGCGCGTCCTTCTCTGAAAGCTCGATCTGGAAGCAGATGACATCGCCGTCCTGGATCTCGCTCTGCGAGAATGTCGCCTTGGGCTTCATCTGCTCAATCATGCCTGGCTTGATCTCCTCGAACAGCTTGACTTGCGTGGTGGGTGGCCAGCGCATCAGCTCGTTGATGGTGGGCACCAGGTCGCCTACCTTCATGTGACGCTGTACATAGACACGCGAGACACCCAGCAGAGTCTGTCTCGAGGTGTCAAAGTACTTGAGGAAGATCATCATCGAAGGGTTGGCCTCGGTGTTGGGAACTTCTCCATTGACCACttcgaggaagaggcgcaGGTCGTGCTGGCGTGAAGCCATGCGGTCGCGCACCGTCTCGAGCGTGAGGTTGGGATCGTTCTCGGGAATCACCGTGTCTGGTCGCACCGTCTTGTTCTGGCGATTGACGAGTACCCACATGCGGATGAGGTCCTCAGGCAGATTGTACTGCGCCGCGATGCGCGACTTGAAGTTGAGGTAGAGTTCGTTCTTGAGCACGCGAAATGTGGGAAGATCGGTAGCAGGAAGGTTGCGCTCTTCAAACGTGGCAAGATCGAAGCCTTGGTGACCGCGGAAGGTGTCCTCGGTAATGAGCTTGACGGTGAGGTAGAGATGTTGctcctcgcgctcgcgcttgcGCGCCTCCATCTGGAGTCGTTCGTCCTCGAGCCGCTGACGTAGATGTACTGGTGTGTCCTCGGGGGCCATGGGCTTGAGCACCTCGTCAATGTCGCGCTCGCGAATATAGACAAGCATATAGGCGTTGGTGAAGCGCTTCATGGCACGTACGGGAGCGCGAGCGCCGATCTGTGCCGCAGGGTGGCCATTGGGAATCTCCCCGCCAAAGTTGTCTTCGAGAACCTCCTTCTCAGTGACAGGCGTGACACGGTCGTCGTCAAACTTGAACCACTTGCTGTC encodes the following:
- a CDS encoding putative ubiquitin-specific processing protease 21, coding for MDPHLDPTTALVNLDADKNVGPMEVEEPVSVHDSKAFAEKHLADLGQEEQDFAVCTWKIKGWRTLDKRITGPEFECGGHRWRILLFPFGNSNGQPNDMVSVYLDYADPKGSPEGWHVCAQFALVISNPQDPTIFSTSQAHHRFTAEEMDWGFTRFNELRKLAVPTDGRTRPIIENDCADVTAYVRVLKDPTGVLWHNFINYDSKKETGYVGLKNQGATCYMNSLLQSLFCTHYFRKAVYQIPTEGDVPSESVALALQRVFYLLQTSDQPVGTNELTKSFGWKSLDSFLQHDVQEFNRVLQEKLETKMKGTAADGAITRLFVGKMKSYLKCVNVDYESSRTEDFYDIQLNVKGMNNLVDSFRDYVGTEMLDGDNKYHAEGYGLQDARKGVIFEKFPPVLHLQLKRFEYDIEKDSMVKINDRHEFPLEINLGDYVDMPQCYEDWRYRLHGVLVHSGDLHGGHYFALLKPERDSKWFKFDDDRVTPVTEKEVLEDNFGGEIPNGHPAAQIGARAPVRAMKRFTNAYMLVYIRERDIDEVLKPMAPEDTPVHLRQRLEDERLQMEARKREREEQHLYLTVKLITEDTFRGHQGFDLATFEERNLPATDLPTFRVLKNELYLNFKSRIAAQYNLPEDLIRMWVLVNRQNKTVRPDTVIPENDPNLTLETVRDRMASRQHDLRLFLEVVNGEVPNTEANPSMMIFLKYFDTSRQTLLGVSRVYVQRHMKVGDLVPTINELMRWPPTTQVKLFEEIKPGMIEQMKPKATFSQSEIQDGDVICFQIELSEKDAHDYESQSLYSNPIQFYDFLQNQIKVLFKPRFEDVDYKSEFELTLSKKMTYDMMAAKAGERLKHDPFKLRFTTGNGPNGTPKTVLKRTANQTVNEIVSPSYIQGQASLLYYELLDVSIIELETKRNLKIFWTGANNKEDSVHQFLLPKTATISEVTEQLGKQVKLTADGSGKVRLFEAILNGRQQREFAPVDMIGNIGEGAELFAEEVPLEELQLTEDDKIINVFHFSKELARTHGVPFRFVVKRNEPFRETRKRLQERLEVAEKDFAKFRFALVQSSTYKQPTYLEDDDLLYEHKFQPDDALGLDHTDRSGRAGRFGNNVVQDKGIRIRN